A part of Ammospiza caudacuta isolate bAmmCau1 chromosome 5, bAmmCau1.pri, whole genome shotgun sequence genomic DNA contains:
- the FBH1 gene encoding F-box DNA helicase 1: MRRRRHLTAPECAALARSPEGSAPLRHPLSLPRGGGGGNRGLHPVHGTRRHPRAPGQQRKISDFFGMLKSPRAGGAGMPSPGIKEEPLDPFSPAPPASFSQPSLSLPPQASVPPPRAHSRKRAIPKAEQELWEEPEEKIPELSGLQQEWEELEVEPLPDSRFGLLGTRSWQVPQGSMEDLPPEILRNIFAFLPVLDLYQNLSLVCRCWREIIRDPRFIPWKKLYQQFLSREQSALLRVEQILQEFSIAQEHQGCVLGLVRLVSSTGARVDPSRLLQLLGTHPLFPKAQFCVLSKFPDLHSKPGAEKMWAMFAVMVLFSDGVGDIQRLLECFRSPRSELALLEVTEVLHCMATLLLAMRNKSIPISNRLHYNIFYCLYLMENASGIVQPLQEGRMDLSPSGQADVRLTHEQQRILSHKIEPGQTVKIMAFAGTGKTSTLVKYAEKFSELKFLYLTFNKAVAEKGKMVFPRNVTCKTFHSLAFGSVGRRYKEKGKLNFSKMSVYSISFLLRNREGQSLFVRGKTVSQTLGNFFSSSDEEISEEHVPLWFKNTHGNMEQVSPQEKRINVEEAKEIWHNMKKLDGDVEKKYKMTCDGYLKLWQLSKPQLLGYHAIFVDEAQDCTPAIVDIVQSQNCGKILVGDPHQQIYTFRGAVNTLYLVPHTHVYYLTQSFRFGPEIAYVGATILDVCKGIRSKTLLGGRQRGDVRGAQQGKMALLSRSNLNVFEDAVEFCGRDPPAKIHVIGGLERFGLSKIYDIWKLSLPADVRKNSHLEIEDPFIRRWAEAEGLPGLREYAARVDDRELEVKISIVERHRDRIPELVSRIRASHVAQEGLADFLIGTVHQAKGLEFDTVCVADDFVQIPSVTGAFLRRMNIALGRTPEDEWNLLYVAVTRAKRCLLMSKSLENLLSLAGERFLRVELLSEAGKDKAGAAVACCVPGCTNSLEVTSGLVVKKLPLTHSDGSQDPGGFLCQACTWLFFGPLTALTSVPAIQ, encoded by the exons CACCAGGCCAGCAGAGGAAGATCTCGGATTTCTTTGGGATGCTGAAGTCGCCGCGAGCGGGAGGCGCGGGGATGCCGAGCCCTGGGATCAAGGAGGAGCCCCTGGACCCCTTCTCCCCTGCACCTCCTGCTTCCTTCAGCCAGCCCTCgctctccctgcctccccagGCCTCGGTGCCGCCCCCCAGGGCCCACTCCAGGAAAAGAGCAATTCCCAAAGcggagcaggagctctgggaggaGCCTGAGGAGAAGATCCCAGAGCTCAGTGGGCTCCAGCAGGAgtgggaggagctggaggtggaGCCCCTTCCCGATTCCCGCTTCGGGCTGCTGGGCACGCGGAGCTGGCAGGTTCCTCAGGGATCCATGGAGGACCTTCCTCCTGAGATCCTCAGGAACATCTTTGCTTTCCTGCCAGTTCTGGATCTGTACCAGAACCTGAGCCTGGTGTGTCGCTGCTGGAGGGAGATAATCCGGGATCCACGG TTCATCCCTTGGAAGAAGCTCTACCAGCAGTTCCTGAGCAGGGAGCAGTCAGCCCTGCTGAGGGTGGAGCAGATCCTGCAGGAATTCTCCATAGCCCAGGAgcaccagggctgtgtgctggggctggtCAG GTTGGTGTCATCCACAGGAGCCCGGGTGGATCCCAGCAggcttctgcagctgctgggaaccCATCCCCTCTTCCCAAAGGCTCAGTTCTGTGTCCTCAgcaaattcccagatttgcaCAGCAAGCCTGGG GCAGAGAAGATGTGGGCCATGTTTGCTGTCATGGTGCTGTTCTCTGACGGCGTTGGGGACATCCAGAGGCTGCTGGAATGTTTCCGGAGCCCCCGCTCggagctggccctgctggaggTCACCGAGGTGCTGCACTGCATGGCCACGCTGCTGCTGGCCATGAGGAACAAGAGCATCCCCATCTCCAACAG gcTTCACTACAATATTTTCTACTGTTTGTATCTGATGGAAAATGCCTCTGGAATTGTGCAGCCTCTGCAAGAGGGAAGGATGGATTTGAGTCCCAG TGGACAGGCTGATGTCAGACTGACCCATGAACAGCAGAGGATTCTGAGTCACAAAATTGAGCCTGGCCAAACAGTGAAAATAATGGCATTTGCAG gcacagggaaaaCCTCGACCTTGGTGAAGTACGCGGAGAAATTCTCGGAGCTGAAATTCCTTTACCTGACTTTTAACAAAGCTGTGGCAGAGAAGGGGAAGATGGTTTTCCCAAGGAATGTCACCTGCAAGACCTTCCACTCCTTGGCTTTTGGAAGCGTTGGGAGACG CTACAAAGAGAAAGGCAAGCTGAACTTCTCCAAGATGTCAGTTTATTCCATCAGCTTCCTCCTCCGGAACAGGGAGGGCCAGTCCCTGTTTGTGAGAGGGAAAACGGTGTCCCAGACCTTGGGGAActtcttctcctcctcagaTGAGGAGATCTCTGAGGAGCACGTGCCCCTTTGGTTCAAAAACACCCATGGAAACATGGAGCAAGTGAGCCCACAGGAAAAGAGG ATCAATGTGGAAGAGGCCAAAGAAATTTGGCACAACATGAAGAAGCTGGATGGAGATGTAGAGAAGAAATACAAGATGACTTGTGATG gaTATTTGAAACTCTGGCAGCTCAGCAAGCCCCAGCTCTTGGGATACCATGCCATTTTTGTGGATGAAGCCCAGGATTGCACTCCAG ccATTGTGGATATTGTGCAATCCCAAAACTGTGGGAAAATCCTGGTAGGAGACCCCCACCAGCAGATCTACACCTTCAGGGGAGCTGTCAACACCCTGTACCTGGTGCCTCACACCCACGTGTACTACCTGACCCAG AGTTTCAGGTTCGGCCCCGAGATCGCCTACGTGGGAGCCACGATCCTGGATGTGTGCAAAGGGATCCGCAGCAAAACCCTGCTGGGAGGGAGGCAAAGGG GGGACGTGCGGGGAGCCCAGCAAGGGAAGATGGCGCTGCTGTCCCGCAGCAACTTGAACGTGTTTGAGGATGCCGTGGAATTCTGTGGGAGAGACCCCCCGGCCAAAATCCATGTCATTGGG gGATTGGAGAGATTTGGCCTGAGTAAAATTTATGATATTTGGAAGCTCAGCCTGCCTGCAGATGTCAGGAAAAACT CACACCTGGAGATCGAGGACCCGTTCATCAGGAGGTGGGCCGAGGCCGAGGGCCTGCCGGGGCTCAGGGAATACGCGGCGCGCGTGGACGACAGAGAGCTGGAGGTGAAGATCTCCATCGTggagaggcacagggacaggatccCGGAGCTGGTGAGCAGGATCAGGGCCAGCCACGTGGCCCAGGAGGGCCTGGCAG attttctcATCGGCACCGTGCACCAAGCCAAGGGCCTGGAGTTCGACACCGTTTGTGTCGCTGATGATTTTGTGCAAATCCCTTCTGTCACTGGGGCCTTCCTGAGGAGAATGAACATTGCCCTTG gcAGGACCCCTGAGGACGAGTGGAACCTGCTCTACGTGGCCGTGACCAGGGCCAAGAGGTGCCTGCTGATGTCCAAATCCCTGGAAAACCTTCTGTCTCTGGCTGGA GAGCGTTTCCTGCGGGTGGAGCTGCTGAGTGAGGCTGGGAAGGacaaggctggagctgctgttgcttgttGTGTGCCAGGATGTACAAATTCCCTGGAAGTCACCTCGGGGCTGGTGGTGAAGAAGCTCCCGTTGACTCAC AGCGACGGCAGCCAGGATCCAGGGGGATTCCTTTGCCAGGCTTGCACCTGGCTGTTCTTCGGCCCCCTGACTGCACTCACCTCTGTCCCAGCGATCCAGTAG